The Cellulophaga sp. L1A9 genome window below encodes:
- a CDS encoding PD40 domain-containing protein, which translates to MMNNGLFILSLFITSALFAQTEAAITPFDAVLNQFTNVRDFCISKDGQEAFFTVQSPSQELSQLAYIKKEKKGWSAPELLPFNAAYKYLEPFLSYDNNKLFFVSDRPLENTTNEKKDFDIWYVDRKNNTAEWSSPKNLGAPVNSTLDEFYPSVSKNNNLYFTMVAPEGLGEDDLYLCTWKNGKYSKPVLLNENINSAGYEFNAFIAEEEDFIIFSRYNEADGQGSGDLYLAKKDRNGVWQKAKNLGIPINTIYMDYCPFYDAQHQQLYFTSKRNTLTPREFESMAAFKTYLEDSKNGLSKIYQVHLNID; encoded by the coding sequence ATGATGAATAACGGACTCTTTATACTATCTCTCTTTATAACCTCAGCACTTTTTGCACAGACCGAAGCTGCTATTACTCCCTTTGATGCGGTATTGAATCAGTTTACGAACGTGCGTGATTTTTGTATTTCAAAAGACGGACAAGAAGCTTTTTTTACGGTACAGAGTCCCAGCCAAGAACTCTCACAACTCGCCTATATTAAAAAAGAAAAAAAGGGATGGTCTGCACCAGAATTACTACCTTTTAATGCTGCTTACAAATACCTAGAACCTTTTCTTTCCTATGATAATAACAAGTTATTTTTTGTTTCAGACCGGCCTTTAGAAAACACCACTAACGAAAAAAAAGATTTTGATATTTGGTATGTAGACCGAAAAAATAACACCGCAGAATGGTCTAGTCCTAAAAATCTAGGAGCTCCTGTAAATTCTACCTTAGATGAATTTTACCCTTCTGTAAGTAAGAACAATAATTTATATTTTACCATGGTAGCCCCCGAAGGTTTAGGTGAAGACGATCTGTACCTGTGCACTTGGAAAAATGGCAAGTACTCAAAACCCGTATTATTGAATGAAAACATCAATAGCGCTGGGTATGAATTTAATGCCTTCATTGCTGAGGAAGAAGATTTTATAATCTTTTCTAGATACAACGAAGCTGATGGGCAAGGAAGTGGAGACCTTTATCTTGCAAAAAAAGACAGGAATGGCGTCTGGCAAAAAGCAAAGAATCTAGGAATTCCTATCAATACCATATACATGGACTATTGCCCTTTTTATGATGCACAACATCAGCAATTATATTTTACCAGCAAACGAAATACACTTACGCCTAGAGAATTTGAATCAATGGCTGCATTTAAAACCTATCTAGAAGATAGTAAAAATGGCTTGAGCAAAATTTACCAAGTACATTTAAATATAGATTAA
- a CDS encoding glycohydrolase toxin TNT-related protein (This protein contains a domain related to Tuberculosis Necrotizing Toxin, which is the C-terminal effector domain of outer membrane channel protein CpnT, and which has a lethal NAD+-glycohydrolase activity.): MEFDSEKFDWLINESILTFNLGADLFMHYHNPKAVENKQDPSWQNQAVYFWYEKEPFERKSLPDEFDNFEKQVFMINQIPEGIKIKSGEAMPWFGKPGGGTKLFFSYLDNPITLEEAHKLNAISSVEKVSLTIENLGILQDRDNYRFITEKGITFDGSLPVFEGKKVSLSELYAAGKISILKLK, encoded by the coding sequence ATGGAATTTGATTCTGAAAAATTTGATTGGTTGATTAATGAGTCGATTCTCACCTTTAATCTAGGTGCAGATCTTTTTATGCATTATCATAATCCAAAAGCGGTAGAAAATAAACAAGATCCTTCTTGGCAAAACCAAGCCGTTTATTTCTGGTATGAAAAGGAGCCTTTTGAACGAAAATCGCTCCCCGATGAATTTGATAATTTTGAAAAACAGGTGTTTATGATCAATCAAATTCCGGAAGGAATAAAAATAAAATCAGGAGAAGCAATGCCTTGGTTTGGCAAACCTGGTGGCGGTACAAAATTGTTCTTTTCTTATTTAGACAATCCTATTACCTTAGAAGAAGCGCATAAACTAAATGCCATTAGTTCTGTTGAAAAAGTATCTTTGACGATAGAAAATCTGGGGATTCTTCAAGACCGTGATAATTATAGATTTATTACGGAAAAAGGAATCACCTTTGATGGTTCTTTACCAGTCTTTGAAGGAAAAAAAGTATCCCTATCAGAATTGTATGCCGCAGGAAAAATAAGTATTCTTAAGTTAAAATAA
- a CDS encoding DUF2490 domain-containing protein: protein MKRILFFISIIITTTTIKAQESGEENWGAWYMYFGTNKVSDKLSIHTEAQFRYYETTSNFNQLLLRTGLNYHINPEAIATLGYGYITTDGSFDELPNEENSKEHRIFEQFILKNKVGEFHFEHRYRLEQRFLESVGETDTQHRARYRLQVTLPLTDIFFLNVYDEIFINLQDDAFGQNRLYGALGVNVTENLAVQAGYLKNHFSDANYDRIQVGVFYSPDLRRNK, encoded by the coding sequence ATGAAAAGAATTCTATTTTTTATTTCGATTATTATAACCACAACGACTATTAAAGCCCAAGAATCAGGAGAAGAAAATTGGGGGGCTTGGTATATGTATTTTGGCACCAATAAGGTAAGTGATAAGTTGAGTATCCATACTGAAGCACAGTTTAGATATTATGAAACCACGAGTAATTTCAATCAACTATTACTGCGTACGGGTTTAAATTATCATATCAACCCTGAAGCTATAGCCACGCTAGGCTATGGCTATATTACTACAGATGGTTCTTTTGACGAATTACCAAATGAAGAGAACAGCAAAGAACATCGAATTTTTGAGCAATTCATTTTAAAAAACAAAGTAGGCGAATTTCATTTTGAACACCGCTATAGATTAGAACAACGCTTTTTGGAATCTGTGGGTGAAACAGACACGCAACATAGAGCCCGGTACCGTTTACAAGTAACACTACCCTTAACCGATATTTTCTTTTTGAATGTTTACGATGAAATCTTCATTAATTTACAAGATGATGCCTTTGGTCAAAATAGATTGTATGGAGCCCTGGGTGTGAATGTTACAGAAAACTTGGCGGTACAAGCTGGATATTTAAAGAATCATTTTTCTGATGCCAATTATGATCGTATACAAGTAGGCGTATTTTACAGTCCCGATTTAAGAAGGAACAAATAG
- a CDS encoding methyltransferase domain-containing protein, translating to MLNQEESYWTTRYKEHSTGWDIGYPSTPIKSYIDQLENKDIKLLIPGAGNGYEAEYLIQQGFTNVHILDISKIPLQEFKKRNPTFPDSHLHHGNFFDFKGAFDLILEQTFFCSFVPTDQNRSAYAKQMASLLKENGKLVGLWFSIPLTDDLEKRPFGGDKELYLTYLNPYFNSKTFQSSYNSILPRQNRELFGIFIKK from the coding sequence ATGCTCAATCAAGAAGAATCATACTGGACTACGCGTTACAAAGAACATAGCACGGGTTGGGATATTGGTTACCCCTCTACTCCTATTAAAAGCTATATAGACCAACTTGAAAATAAGGATATAAAACTTTTAATTCCTGGTGCCGGTAATGGCTACGAGGCAGAATATTTAATCCAACAAGGTTTTACAAACGTTCATATCCTCGATATTTCTAAAATTCCACTTCAGGAATTCAAAAAAAGGAATCCGACTTTCCCAGATAGCCATTTACATCATGGCAATTTTTTTGACTTTAAGGGTGCATTTGACTTAATTCTAGAACAAACTTTTTTCTGCTCTTTTGTACCAACAGACCAAAACCGTTCTGCCTATGCCAAACAAATGGCATCCCTTTTAAAGGAAAACGGTAAATTAGTCGGACTCTGGTTTTCAATTCCCCTTACAGATGATTTAGAAAAAAGACCTTTTGGTGGCGATAAAGAGTTGTACTTAACGTATTTAAATCCATACTTTAACTCAAAAACCTTTCAATCCTCTTATAATTCCATTTTACCTAGACAAAACCGTGAATTGTTTGGCATTTTCATAAAAAAATAG
- a CDS encoding helix-turn-helix domain-containing protein, translated as MEPLIRRTTKDDQKIALKSLQGFQVVSQRIKSSRKKGVKIKIQETGEFITIPKKALTLLSAIIQNMAEGKTISIVPSNSEVSTQQAADMLNVSRPHLIKLLEAKKIPFNKVGSHRRILLNDIMEYKEQLAKQREAQLDFLSNQAQDLNLGYE; from the coding sequence ATGGAACCTTTAATCAGAAGAACTACAAAAGATGACCAAAAGATTGCATTAAAATCTTTACAAGGTTTTCAAGTTGTATCACAAAGAATAAAATCTTCTCGTAAAAAAGGGGTTAAAATAAAAATACAAGAGACCGGAGAATTTATTACTATCCCTAAAAAGGCTCTGACATTACTTTCTGCAATAATTCAAAATATGGCTGAAGGAAAAACAATTTCAATTGTCCCTTCTAATTCGGAAGTAAGTACACAACAAGCTGCTGATATGTTGAATGTATCAAGACCTCATTTAATAAAACTTCTTGAAGCTAAAAAAATCCCCTTTAATAAAGTAGGTAGTCATAGAAGAATTTTATTAAATGATATTATGGAATATAAAGAACAACTCGCTAAACAAAGAGAGGCTCAACTTGATTTCTTATCCAATCAAGCGCAAGATTTAAACCTTGGTTACGAATGA
- a CDS encoding RluA family pseudouridine synthase, translating into MGIFSAALTKSALKKAIKKKYITINGTVATTATFIHGGERIELFIPEETTASKTLIFPLKVLFEDDYLAIIYKPAGILVSGNSFKTIANALVQNLSPSALPDATKPQPVHRLDYATTGILLAGKTSSSIRALNKMFEDKEVAKTYYAVTIGTMNAEGEISTTIDDKPSCSTYSVIASAPSERFGMLNLVQLDPKTGRRHQLRKHLASIGNPILGDKEYGTASLILNGKGMYLHAYSLQFIHPFTEKEMSLTANFPERFRKLFPVDTATK; encoded by the coding sequence GTGGGAATATTTAGTGCTGCCTTGACCAAATCTGCCTTAAAAAAAGCGATCAAAAAAAAGTACATTACTATTAATGGTACCGTAGCAACTACCGCTACCTTTATTCATGGCGGCGAGCGTATAGAATTATTCATTCCTGAAGAAACTACTGCGAGCAAAACATTAATTTTTCCATTAAAGGTCCTGTTTGAAGATGATTATTTGGCCATTATTTACAAACCAGCAGGTATTTTAGTGAGTGGCAATAGCTTTAAAACCATTGCGAATGCACTGGTGCAAAATCTTAGTCCTAGCGCCCTCCCTGATGCTACAAAACCACAACCGGTTCACCGCTTAGATTATGCCACCACCGGTATTTTATTAGCCGGAAAAACAAGCAGTAGCATCCGTGCTTTAAACAAAATGTTTGAAGATAAAGAAGTAGCTAAAACCTATTATGCCGTAACCATAGGCACTATGAATGCGGAAGGAGAAATAAGCACTACAATAGATGACAAACCATCTTGCTCTACATACTCCGTGATAGCATCCGCGCCTTCTGAACGCTTTGGTATGCTTAATTTAGTACAGTTAGATCCTAAAACCGGACGAAGGCATCAATTGCGCAAACATCTTGCTAGTATTGGAAACCCCATTTTAGGAGATAAAGAATATGGCACAGCATCCTTAATTTTGAATGGTAAAGGCATGTACCTACACGCCTACTCCTTGCAGTTCATTCATCCGTTTACGGAAAAAGAAATGAGCTTAACAGCTAATTTCCCAGAGCGATTCAGGAAATTATTTCCAGTGGATACTGCGACTAAATAG
- a CDS encoding leucine-rich repeat domain-containing protein: MEPKTVLLLLAIIALLAGSYTVYASIKNKHKDYSHRKLKHRIIQNVLGVDGARVFYGFLGIGLIIFGFFILFQFYVKPNLGNEYNNKTDQFTLVSKTINTGDYTMTSSTTSTLKQLETTLRVTGEEKLEDYVSADFSNNYLNQIPEIVWKMKNLKRMDFTYNNITDIDLSQLSKMDSLTTIILSNNPITTAKIETLKANTNLEIIH, from the coding sequence ATGGAACCGAAAACCGTACTGCTCTTACTCGCCATAATTGCCCTGTTAGCCGGGAGCTATACGGTCTATGCCTCCATTAAAAATAAGCATAAAGACTATTCGCATCGAAAACTAAAACACAGAATTATTCAAAATGTCTTAGGGGTTGATGGCGCTCGAGTTTTTTATGGCTTTTTAGGAATAGGACTTATTATTTTCGGGTTCTTCATTTTGTTTCAATTTTATGTAAAACCCAACCTAGGAAACGAATACAATAACAAAACAGACCAATTTACTTTAGTTTCTAAAACAATTAATACAGGAGACTATACTATGACCTCCAGCACAACGAGTACCTTAAAACAATTAGAAACTACTCTGAGGGTTACTGGAGAAGAAAAATTAGAAGACTATGTTTCGGCAGATTTCAGTAATAATTACCTCAACCAGATTCCTGAAATTGTCTGGAAGATGAAAAACCTAAAGCGGATGGACTTCACCTATAATAACATTACTGATATAGACCTATCTCAACTATCGAAAATGGACAGTTTAACCACAATTATTCTAAGCAACAACCCTATTACTACTGCCAAAATTGAAACCTTAAAAGCAAACACCAACCTAGAAATAATCCACTAA
- a CDS encoding CDP-alcohol phosphatidyltransferase family protein, translated as MSKLPQKNQFLDLSDYGRPCARIIAQSLKNTSFTPIHVTIAFVFSGLIAIVCIYHHYYWATAFFLILKSILDAADGELARIKETPSYTGRYLDSVSDILLNLLLIGTIWYVTDGSLFYAFLAFIGLQLQGTLYNYYYVILRNKYNGDTTSRIFEDSIPIALAGEKQQNVNILFFMYKVLYGAFDKIIYILDKDAVKSSKLPNWLMTAVSTFGLGFQLLLIALMLVFGLKHYIVPFFIGFSVFILIFIGIRRYINR; from the coding sequence ATGTCAAAATTACCTCAGAAAAATCAGTTTTTAGACTTGTCTGATTATGGAAGACCATGTGCTAGAATCATTGCTCAGTCCTTAAAAAATACATCCTTTACTCCCATTCATGTAACTATTGCTTTTGTCTTTTCTGGACTCATAGCTATCGTATGTATTTATCATCACTATTACTGGGCTACCGCATTTTTCTTAATCCTTAAATCTATTCTAGATGCTGCAGATGGCGAACTGGCTCGTATAAAAGAAACACCATCCTATACCGGCCGCTATCTTGATTCTGTTTCAGACATCCTATTGAATCTCTTATTAATTGGTACCATCTGGTATGTAACAGACGGATCTCTATTTTATGCATTTTTAGCGTTTATAGGTTTACAACTTCAAGGAACCTTATACAATTACTATTATGTCATCTTAAGGAATAAATATAACGGAGATACTACAAGTCGTATTTTTGAAGACAGTATTCCTATAGCCTTAGCAGGCGAAAAACAGCAAAATGTAAATATCTTATTTTTCATGTACAAAGTGCTTTATGGTGCTTTTGATAAGATTATTTATATCCTAGATAAAGATGCCGTTAAAAGTAGCAAACTACCAAATTGGTTAATGACTGCTGTCTCTACTTTTGGTCTTGGCTTTCAATTGCTGCTAATTGCCTTAATGCTGGTGTTTGGTTTAAAACATTATATAGTTCCATTCTTTATAGGCTTCTCTGTTTTTATTCTTATTTTTATAGGCATTAGAAGGTATATAAATAGGTGA
- a CDS encoding putative toxin-antitoxin system toxin component, PIN family — protein sequence MIHSPRFTVVLDACVLYPAPIRDILLSLAAEGLFKAKWSDIIQDEWLRNLLKNRADLKKAQLNQTIKAMNQAFPDANVENFEDLIPSIKLKDKDDRHVVACAIRCNADLIVTFNIKDFPKKELSKYDIEIQNPDELISNLIDINPKLACKAFSKMVKRLKNPRKTIDEVLNTLENCGLKKSIEKLKNNCQPRTESKNKKILL from the coding sequence ATGATACATTCACCTAGATTTACTGTTGTATTAGATGCCTGTGTTTTATATCCAGCGCCAATTAGAGATATCTTATTATCTCTCGCAGCAGAGGGTTTGTTTAAAGCGAAATGGTCTGATATAATTCAGGATGAGTGGCTACGAAATCTTTTGAAAAATCGGGCAGATTTGAAAAAAGCACAATTAAATCAAACTATTAAAGCTATGAATCAAGCTTTTCCTGATGCCAACGTTGAAAACTTTGAAGACCTAATACCAAGTATTAAACTCAAAGATAAAGATGACAGACACGTAGTGGCTTGTGCTATAAGATGTAATGCTGATTTAATAGTTACATTTAACATAAAGGATTTTCCTAAGAAAGAACTATCAAAATATGATATAGAAATACAAAATCCTGACGAGCTGATTTCGAATTTAATTGATATCAACCCCAAACTAGCCTGTAAAGCTTTTAGCAAAATGGTAAAAAGACTTAAAAACCCAAGGAAGACAATAGATGAGGTTTTAAACACATTAGAAAATTGCGGATTAAAGAAAAGTATAGAAAAATTAAAAAACAACTGCCAACCAAGAACTGAATCTAAAAACAAGAAAATTCTTCTTTAA
- a CDS encoding bestrophin family protein has protein sequence MIQYNPKDWITFIFRFHKSDTFRKLIPMMIFIGFYTYGVGYLELEYWKLSSKNHLSNITVMHSMLGFVISLLLVFRTNTAYDRWWEGRKLWGALVNNSRNLALKLSVILKNDQDRFYFKRTIPSYAAILVKHLTNKETGLQLYDDLDLEIDHHKHRPNQVAKMIYQRVYDLYEQKVITGDQLIVLNSEVQSFTDICGACERIKNTPIPYSYSAFIKKFIFFYVMTLPFGYVFSLGYYAIPVVIFVFYVLASLELIAEEIEDPFGFDANDLPIKKIAENIEKHVGEVL, from the coding sequence ATGATACAATACAACCCCAAAGATTGGATAACATTTATTTTTAGATTTCACAAATCAGATACCTTTAGAAAACTCATCCCTATGATGATTTTTATTGGCTTTTATACGTATGGAGTTGGGTATTTAGAATTAGAATACTGGAAATTGTCCAGTAAAAACCATTTGTCCAATATAACCGTGATGCATAGTATGTTGGGGTTCGTGATATCTTTATTGTTAGTATTTAGAACCAATACGGCCTATGACCGTTGGTGGGAAGGCAGAAAATTATGGGGAGCCTTAGTGAATAATAGTAGAAATTTAGCGCTTAAATTAAGTGTAATTTTAAAGAATGACCAAGACCGGTTTTATTTTAAACGTACCATACCTAGTTATGCCGCTATCTTAGTAAAACATTTAACCAACAAAGAAACGGGCTTACAGCTTTATGATGATTTAGACCTAGAAATAGATCACCACAAACACCGCCCTAACCAAGTGGCGAAAATGATTTACCAGCGCGTGTATGATTTGTACGAGCAGAAAGTAATTACGGGCGACCAGCTTATTGTTTTAAATAGCGAAGTACAATCGTTTACGGATATCTGTGGCGCATGTGAGCGTATTAAAAACACCCCTATCCCGTATTCGTACAGTGCCTTTATTAAAAAGTTTATCTTTTTCTATGTGATGACCTTGCCTTTTGGTTATGTATTTAGTTTAGGGTATTACGCCATTCCGGTGGTTATTTTTGTGTTTTATGTATTGGCGAGTTTAGAATTAATTGCAGAAGAAATTGAAGACCCCTTCGGGTTTGATGCCAATGATTTACCGATTAAAAAAATAGCGGAGAATATTGAAAAACACGTCGGTGAGGTGCTTTAA
- a CDS encoding T9SS type B sorting domain-containing protein, which yields MRVYTLLLSLLFTYIIQAQVTPAEKAALQAFYTATGGSNWTSETDADPTNDWDFSGPVTNDWHGITISGGNVIQLLLDNNSNSGNNLMGTIPTEFGNLQYLIDLDLSDQNNLTGPIPDSFGNLLNLKTLLLNNNQFTGLIPPVLGNLSNLNTLWLSANNFIGQIPSSLGNLGFLESLLLAGNQLTGDIPVELGDLNNLLELQLSYNELTGKIPSELGLLSNLITLSLRYNNLTGEIPETIYGLTNLVSLLLEFNKLEGAISPMVGNLVVLEKLILRNNQFVGNLPEEIGTISSLLILMLGHNNFTGTIPDSFSGLTNLGTFEINDNDIEGVLPAGLVNWTNISSLDLMNNRIEGDIPSFVFLNTTIIRIYGNRFQFGDFEDEFSYYEGFTFFVDNPQAKVNSAENLSSCVGSSTTLSTIVSGNANVYQWLKDGTAIAGATNADLVLNPVAISDAGVYTCLITSTIVTDLTLVRNPITLTVSANGPTANTVNDIQACDLDADGFATFSLNLADIEAQAFGSQTGLTISYFDTLGNPLSLTSSYINTTASNQVVTVRVSDTGGCYDESTFNLITTLPAVADTNADVTSCENYTLPPLNADSNYFTATNASGTPLQEGDIITTTQTIYIHAGIGSCADETSFTVTIEQPVTADQLEDVSECEFYTLPPLTTSNYFTESNGQGTMINESDRITETQTIYIYTESGVCADESSFTISIDLLACEDSEEAIKSKFPNFFTPNADGINDTWKVNQELFTLEGTVSIYDRYGKLISQFDAINGEWDGYSNGRRLPASDYWFKFEGIDGNINTTGHFALKR from the coding sequence ATGAGAGTATATACCCTACTACTATCCTTACTATTTACATATATAATTCAGGCTCAAGTTACCCCTGCTGAAAAAGCTGCATTACAAGCTTTTTACACAGCTACAGGTGGTAGTAATTGGACTAGTGAAACAGATGCAGACCCAACAAATGATTGGGATTTTTCGGGTCCAGTGACTAATGATTGGCATGGAATTACTATTTCTGGTGGGAATGTGATACAATTGTTATTGGATAATAACTCAAATTCAGGAAATAATTTAATGGGCACAATACCCACTGAATTTGGAAATTTACAGTATTTAATTGATTTGGATCTTTCTGATCAAAATAATCTAACAGGTCCTATTCCTGATAGTTTTGGTAATCTTTTGAATCTGAAAACACTTCTTCTTAACAATAATCAGTTTACAGGACTTATCCCACCTGTATTAGGAAATTTAAGTAATTTAAATACATTGTGGTTAAGCGCAAATAATTTTATTGGCCAGATACCGTCCTCTCTAGGAAACTTAGGTTTTTTAGAATCATTACTGCTCGCAGGAAATCAACTCACAGGAGACATCCCTGTTGAATTAGGAGATTTAAATAATTTATTAGAATTGCAACTTTCTTACAATGAACTTACTGGAAAAATACCGTCTGAATTAGGTTTACTCTCAAATCTAATCACCCTGTCGTTGAGATATAATAATCTAACAGGAGAAATACCTGAAACGATTTATGGGTTAACTAATCTAGTCTCTTTATTGTTAGAATTTAATAAATTGGAAGGAGCTATTTCTCCGATGGTTGGAAATTTAGTTGTATTAGAAAAGCTGATACTTCGGAATAATCAGTTTGTAGGGAATTTACCAGAGGAAATTGGTACTATTTCTTCTTTACTAATTTTGATGCTTGGTCATAATAATTTTACGGGAACTATTCCCGATTCTTTCTCTGGGTTAACAAATCTTGGGACGTTTGAAATTAATGATAATGATATAGAAGGGGTCTTGCCCGCAGGTTTAGTTAATTGGACCAATATTAGTTCCTTAGACCTTATGAACAATAGAATTGAGGGAGATATACCTAGTTTTGTTTTTTTAAATACTACTATTATTAGAATTTATGGAAATCGCTTTCAATTTGGGGATTTCGAAGATGAATTTAGTTATTATGAAGGCTTTACTTTTTTTGTTGACAACCCTCAAGCCAAAGTAAATTCTGCTGAAAACTTAAGCAGTTGCGTGGGGTCTTCTACAACACTTTCTACAATAGTTAGTGGTAACGCCAATGTATACCAATGGCTCAAAGATGGTACGGCAATTGCTGGTGCAACTAATGCAGATTTAGTATTAAACCCTGTAGCTATTTCCGACGCTGGAGTTTATACTTGTTTGATTACAAGTACGATTGTCACCGACCTTACTTTAGTGCGCAACCCAATTACATTAACGGTAAGTGCTAATGGTCCAACCGCAAATACTGTTAATGATATTCAAGCTTGTGACTTAGATGCTGATGGCTTTGCTACTTTTTCCTTAAATCTTGCGGATATAGAGGCACAAGCTTTTGGTTCACAAACGGGTCTAACTATTTCCTATTTTGACACCCTTGGCAACCCTCTAAGTCTTACCAGTAGTTATATCAACACCACAGCTAGCAATCAAGTAGTCACCGTGAGAGTTTCTGATACAGGGGGATGTTATGATGAAAGTACTTTTAATTTAATCACTACTTTACCCGCAGTAGCAGATACCAATGCCGATGTAACTTCTTGTGAAAATTATACCTTACCGCCATTGAATGCAGATAGTAACTACTTTACAGCAACAAATGCTAGTGGAACACCATTACAAGAGGGAGATATTATTACCACAACACAGACAATTTATATTCATGCAGGAATAGGAAGTTGTGCTGATGAAACCAGTTTTACGGTAACCATTGAGCAACCTGTAACCGCAGACCAACTTGAGGATGTATCGGAATGTGAATTTTACACATTACCCCCTCTTACCACTAGTAATTATTTTACAGAAAGTAACGGACAAGGGACAATGATAAATGAAAGTGACAGAATAACTGAAACGCAAACTATTTACATTTATACGGAATCTGGAGTTTGTGCTGATGAATCTAGTTTTACAATTTCTATTGATTTATTAGCCTGTGAAGACTCTGAGGAAGCCATAAAATCAAAATTTCCAAATTTCTTCACCCCAAATGCAGATGGCATTAATGACACTTGGAAGGTTAATCAAGAGTTATTTACATTAGAAGGCACCGTATCTATTTACGACCGTTACGGCAAGCTTATCTCACAATTTGATGCCATTAATGGCGAATGGGATGGGTACTCCAATGGACGAAGATTACCAGCGAGTGACTATTGGTTTAAATTTGAAGGAATAGATGGTAACATTAACACCACAGGGCATTTCGCTTTAAAAAGATAA